A DNA window from Pontimonas salivibrio contains the following coding sequences:
- the sufD gene encoding Fe-S cluster assembly protein SufD produces the protein MTSAVPVQTRSERFHSADPADFSPVTGREPEWRLTPVSDLGALIEGPLDGGSYPVECTPPEGVTVEFVDASSSTRGAVGLPEDRLSANAWSQVDQVLEVTVASTERQTTRILRHDLGDAPRAAHTLIHVKEGCHGIVIIESQGQALLAENVEIQLEAGSSLEVVALQEWDEGAIHYSPHFGTVGRDAQLRHFAASMGGHIVVVNPSITLAGQGSEADLFGVYFAESHQHLEHRVYVHHEGPDTKSRVSYKGALYGRGARTVWIGDVLIGAGATGTDSYEENRNLVLSDGTRADSIPNLEIKTGDIAGAGHASATGRFDDEHLFYLQSRGIPEVAARRLVVQGFLGEIVLKISDEELVERLLERVRQKIRETEEES, from the coding sequence GTGACCTCAGCCGTCCCGGTGCAAACCCGGTCCGAGCGTTTCCACTCAGCTGATCCGGCGGACTTTTCGCCGGTCACTGGGCGGGAGCCCGAATGGCGCCTCACTCCGGTATCAGATCTCGGTGCCCTTATTGAGGGGCCCCTGGATGGTGGTTCCTACCCGGTCGAGTGCACCCCTCCTGAGGGTGTCACTGTGGAGTTCGTGGATGCTTCGTCGAGCACTCGCGGTGCGGTGGGCCTTCCGGAGGATCGTTTGTCTGCAAACGCCTGGTCGCAGGTTGACCAGGTGTTAGAAGTGACTGTGGCCTCCACGGAGCGCCAGACCACAAGGATTCTCCGACATGATCTTGGTGATGCACCGCGCGCAGCGCACACCCTGATTCACGTGAAGGAAGGCTGCCACGGAATTGTCATCATCGAATCCCAGGGCCAGGCACTTCTCGCCGAGAACGTGGAGATCCAGCTAGAAGCAGGTTCATCGCTCGAAGTGGTGGCTTTGCAGGAGTGGGACGAGGGCGCGATCCACTACTCGCCCCACTTTGGAACAGTGGGGCGCGATGCCCAGCTGCGTCACTTTGCGGCCAGTATGGGCGGGCACATTGTCGTCGTGAACCCGTCGATTACCCTGGCCGGTCAAGGCTCAGAGGCTGACCTGTTCGGCGTGTATTTCGCTGAGTCGCATCAGCACTTGGAGCACCGCGTGTATGTCCACCACGAAGGCCCTGACACCAAATCCCGGGTGAGCTACAAAGGTGCGCTTTATGGCCGTGGCGCGAGAACCGTGTGGATCGGCGATGTTCTCATCGGCGCTGGTGCGACGGGGACCGACTCATACGAAGAAAACCGCAACCTGGTGCTCTCAGATGGAACCAGAGCGGATTCGATTCCGAACCTCGAAATCAAAACGGGGGATATTGCTGGAGCCGGTCACGCGAGTGCCACTGGTCGCTTCGACGATGAGCACCTGTTTTACCTGCAGTCGCGGGGTATTCCCGAAGTGGCGGCCAGGCGGCTCGTCGTGCAGGGCTTTTTGGGAGAAATCGTGTTGAAGATTTCCGACGAAGAGCTCGTGGAGCGTTTGCTGGAACGGGTGAGACAAAAAATTCGCGAGACCGAGGAGGAGTCGTGA
- the sufB gene encoding Fe-S cluster assembly protein SufB, which translates to MSDILLDRPDLEGLGNYEFGWHDADAAGAIAKRGLSPDTVTEISDLKDEPDWMRQMRLKALQIFERKPMPNFGADLSGIDFDKIKYFVRSTERQAQTWEDLPEEIRNTYERLGIPEAERSRLVAGVAAQYESEVVYHQIREDLEEQGVLFLDTDTALREHPDFFTEYFGSVIPSGDNKFAALNTAVWSGGSFVYVPPGVHVEIPLQAYFRINTENMGQFERTLIIADEGSYVHYIEGCTAPIYSSDSLHSAVVEIIVKKNARVRYTTIQNWSNNVYNLVTKRAIAHEGATMEWIDGNLGSKVTMKYPSVFLVGEHAKGETLSVAFAGPGQHQDAGAKMIHMAPHTTSSIVSKSIARGGGRAGYRGEVRVDENAHHSANTVRCDALLVDTISRSDTYPAIDIRVDDVVLGHEATVSKVSEEQLFYLQSRGLPEDEAMAMIVRGFIEPIARELPMEYALELNKLIEMNMEGSVG; encoded by the coding sequence ATGTCCGACATTCTTTTGGACCGTCCCGACCTTGAAGGCTTGGGAAACTACGAGTTCGGTTGGCACGATGCTGACGCTGCGGGAGCGATCGCGAAACGCGGTCTTTCACCCGACACTGTCACCGAAATTTCCGACCTGAAAGATGAGCCTGACTGGATGCGCCAAATGCGCCTCAAGGCTCTGCAAATTTTCGAACGCAAACCCATGCCCAATTTTGGGGCTGACCTTAGTGGCATCGATTTCGACAAGATCAAGTACTTCGTGCGCTCCACTGAGCGCCAAGCGCAAACCTGGGAAGACCTCCCCGAAGAAATTCGTAACACCTACGAACGTCTCGGCATTCCTGAGGCCGAGCGCTCCCGCCTAGTCGCCGGTGTTGCGGCCCAATACGAGTCGGAAGTGGTGTACCACCAGATTCGAGAAGACCTCGAAGAACAAGGTGTTCTCTTCCTTGACACCGACACTGCCCTTCGTGAGCACCCCGACTTCTTCACCGAATACTTTGGGTCGGTAATCCCCTCGGGTGACAACAAGTTTGCGGCGTTGAACACTGCAGTGTGGTCGGGTGGATCGTTTGTTTACGTCCCTCCGGGCGTTCACGTGGAGATCCCCCTCCAGGCCTACTTCCGGATTAACACTGAGAACATGGGCCAGTTTGAGCGCACGTTGATCATTGCGGACGAGGGTTCGTACGTGCACTACATCGAGGGTTGTACTGCCCCGATTTACTCCTCGGATTCGTTGCACTCTGCCGTGGTGGAAATCATCGTCAAGAAAAACGCCCGAGTGCGCTACACGACCATTCAGAACTGGTCGAACAACGTCTACAACTTGGTGACCAAGCGAGCAATCGCGCACGAAGGGGCGACCATGGAGTGGATTGATGGAAACCTCGGATCAAAGGTCACCATGAAGTACCCCTCGGTCTTCTTGGTCGGTGAACACGCAAAGGGCGAAACCCTCTCCGTCGCGTTCGCAGGGCCCGGGCAGCACCAGGATGCAGGCGCCAAGATGATTCACATGGCGCCGCACACCACGTCGTCAATTGTCTCGAAGTCGATTGCCCGTGGCGGTGGTCGTGCGGGTTACCGCGGTGAGGTGAGGGTCGATGAAAATGCCCACCACTCGGCCAATACGGTGCGCTGTGACGCCCTCCTCGTGGACACAATTTCACGCTCCGACACCTACCCGGCAATTGATATTCGGGTGGACGATGTGGTGTTGGGACACGAAGCAACCGTGTCAAAAGTGAGCGAAGAGCAGCTGTTCTACTTGCAGTCACGCGGTTTGCCAGAAGACGAGGCCATGGCGATGATTGTGCGAGGGTTCATTGAACCGATCGCGAGAGAGCTTCCCATGGAGTATGCCCTGGAGCTCAACAAGCTCATCGAAATGAATATGGAAGGGTCAGTCGGCTAG
- a CDS encoding non-heme iron oxygenase ferredoxin subunit, whose product MSEVLVCKAEDVAPGTALKVTIDGVPIALVKDSAGDLHAIGDTCSHGEISLSEGFVEDDALECWAHGSQFDLRSGKPRNFPAFEPVPVYQLNVKDGEVYIDPTVTVGENADA is encoded by the coding sequence GTGAGCGAGGTTTTGGTGTGTAAAGCCGAGGATGTTGCCCCCGGCACGGCCCTCAAAGTGACCATTGATGGTGTCCCCATCGCGTTGGTGAAAGATTCCGCAGGTGACCTTCACGCGATCGGTGATACCTGTTCACACGGCGAAATCTCGCTCAGCGAAGGTTTCGTGGAAGACGATGCCCTCGAGTGCTGGGCGCACGGTTCACAGTTTGATTTGCGCAGTGGAAAACCACGCAACTTTCCTGCTTTTGAACCAGTTCCGGTCTACCAATTGAACGTGAAAGACGGTGAGGTCTACATAGACCCCACCGTTACCGTCGGCGAAAACGCCGACGCCTAA
- a CDS encoding COX15/CtaA family protein, producing MRNLWMWLPDRVIGRVRFFAWASLVSQILIIGTGGAVRLTGSGLGCPTWPRCTEESFVSTPEMGFHGIIEFGNRLLTFLLIIIAIGMFLMVVRMRKERPELLRLSVALGLGIPAQAVLGGITVLTNLNPYVVGLHYLLSAVLVGLAAWLLYRVRVGPATGVRSASPLLAGLLPVLLGVLGVSIVVGILTTGSGPHAGDGGAARNYLDSELLQHLHSWPSYVVFGLTLLATALAFRRHGSPSQMRLRRTLVGLTTMTLVQISVGLYQARNGLPELAVGIHMVLAAVLVALSVTAIFSTREDPELAPAAGPLRQRETAASNS from the coding sequence GTGAGAAACCTGTGGATGTGGTTACCCGACCGGGTAATTGGGCGCGTTCGGTTCTTTGCGTGGGCCTCATTGGTAAGCCAAATTCTCATCATCGGTACCGGTGGTGCGGTGCGGTTGACCGGGTCCGGTCTTGGTTGCCCGACCTGGCCTCGATGCACCGAAGAATCGTTCGTGAGTACCCCCGAAATGGGTTTTCACGGGATTATCGAGTTTGGTAACCGCCTGCTGACTTTTCTGCTGATCATCATCGCCATTGGCATGTTTCTCATGGTGGTACGGATGCGAAAAGAGCGGCCCGAACTCCTGCGTCTGTCCGTCGCACTGGGTCTTGGTATTCCCGCGCAGGCCGTCCTTGGTGGCATCACCGTTCTGACAAACCTGAACCCCTACGTGGTTGGTTTGCACTACCTGCTCTCCGCGGTCCTGGTGGGACTAGCGGCGTGGTTGCTCTACCGGGTTCGGGTAGGTCCGGCGACAGGGGTTCGCTCGGCATCGCCCCTGCTCGCGGGCCTGTTGCCCGTTCTCCTAGGCGTTTTGGGGGTGTCCATTGTGGTGGGAATCCTGACCACGGGTTCTGGACCGCACGCCGGCGACGGAGGTGCGGCGAGAAACTACCTCGATTCCGAACTGCTCCAACACTTGCACTCCTGGCCGTCGTACGTGGTCTTTGGCCTCACGCTCTTAGCCACTGCACTGGCTTTCCGACGTCATGGCTCCCCCTCACAGATGCGACTGAGGCGCACCCTCGTCGGGCTCACCACCATGACCCTTGTGCAAATCTCTGTGGGTCTTTACCAGGCGCGAAATGGCCTACCGGAGCTTGCTGTCGGCATCCACATGGTGCTTGCTGCGGTGTTGGTGGCGCTGAGCGTCACGGCGATTTTTAGTACCCGGGAAGACCCGGAATTAGCGCCAGCAGCGGGTCCACTCCGACAGCGAGAAACAGCAGCGTCAAATAGCTAA
- a CDS encoding heme o synthase codes for MAYLALTKPRVIELLLVTTAPVMVLAERGIPSLWLLAFTLIGGALSAGSANTFNSYIDRDIDKDMGRTSSRPLVTGEISSRQALVFAWSLGIASVALLWVTTNALAALLSLAAILFYVFVYTLWLKRRSEQNIIWGGIAGCFPVLIGWAAVTGDLSLEAWILFIVVFLWTPAHYWPLSMRYREDYSSVGVPMLAVVRGPREVSVQVILYAWATIVMSLLLIPIAPMGPLYWLAAVGGGAWFIIESHRLYARAIRGESDLQPMKVFHSSISYLTLLFLAVGVDPLLALIPGLPGY; via the coding sequence ATGGCCTACCTGGCGCTCACGAAACCCAGAGTCATCGAGCTGCTTTTAGTCACTACGGCCCCCGTAATGGTCCTGGCCGAACGGGGAATCCCCAGCCTCTGGCTTCTTGCTTTCACTCTGATAGGTGGCGCCTTGAGCGCGGGCAGTGCGAACACGTTTAACAGTTACATCGACCGCGATATCGATAAGGACATGGGCCGCACGTCGAGTAGGCCTCTGGTGACCGGTGAGATCAGTAGCCGGCAGGCGTTGGTCTTTGCCTGGAGCTTGGGCATCGCCTCAGTAGCACTGCTGTGGGTGACGACAAACGCTCTCGCAGCCTTACTGTCGCTGGCAGCCATCCTCTTTTACGTGTTCGTCTACACGCTGTGGCTGAAGCGTCGCAGCGAACAGAACATTATTTGGGGTGGAATAGCGGGGTGCTTCCCGGTCCTCATCGGTTGGGCGGCAGTGACGGGCGATTTGTCACTCGAAGCCTGGATTCTCTTCATCGTGGTGTTCTTGTGGACCCCGGCACACTACTGGCCGCTGTCCATGCGCTACCGCGAGGATTACAGCAGTGTGGGCGTGCCGATGCTCGCGGTGGTTCGCGGTCCGAGGGAAGTCAGTGTGCAGGTGATTTTGTATGCGTGGGCGACCATCGTCATGTCACTACTACTGATTCCGATCGCCCCCATGGGGCCCCTGTACTGGCTGGCGGCCGTCGGTGGTGGCGCCTGGTTCATCATCGAGTCCCACCGTCTCTATGCGAGGGCCATTCGCGGTGAATCCGATCTACAACCGATGAAGGTGTTCCACTCGAGTATTAGCTATTTGACGCTGCTGTTTCTCGCTGTCGGAGTGGACCCGCTGCTGGCGCTAATTCCGGGTCTTCCCGGGTACTAA
- the sufC gene encoding Fe-S cluster assembly ATPase SufC: MSTLKITDLHVSIQTEAGPVEILKGVNLTLEEGQTHAIMGPNGSGKSTLAYTIAGHPRYDVTSGSITLDGEDVLAMATDERARAGLFLAMQYPVEIPGVTVTNFLRTAKQAIDGKAPALRQWIGDLKRAMDSLKMDPGFAERSVNEGFSGGEKKRHEIMQLQVLGPKFAVLDETDSGLDVDALKIVAQGVNDAKDKTGLGVLLITHYTRILRYISPDFVHVIVDGKIVEEGGAELADRLEEEGYDRYLSQEVN; this comes from the coding sequence ATGTCGACACTAAAAATCACCGACCTGCACGTCAGTATTCAGACCGAGGCCGGACCGGTAGAAATTCTGAAGGGTGTGAATCTCACCCTCGAGGAGGGCCAAACCCACGCCATCATGGGCCCGAACGGCTCCGGAAAGTCCACCCTCGCGTACACCATTGCTGGGCACCCGCGCTATGACGTGACCTCGGGTTCAATCACCTTGGATGGTGAAGATGTTCTCGCTATGGCGACTGATGAGCGAGCCAGGGCTGGCTTGTTCCTCGCCATGCAGTACCCCGTTGAGATTCCCGGTGTCACGGTGACGAACTTCCTTCGCACGGCGAAACAGGCCATCGACGGTAAGGCACCTGCCCTCCGGCAGTGGATTGGCGACCTGAAACGCGCAATGGATTCGCTCAAAATGGATCCAGGGTTCGCCGAGCGCAGCGTGAACGAAGGATTCTCCGGTGGTGAAAAGAAACGCCACGAAATCATGCAGCTGCAGGTCTTGGGGCCGAAGTTCGCAGTACTCGACGAAACCGATTCGGGCCTAGACGTGGATGCGTTGAAGATTGTCGCCCAAGGCGTCAACGATGCGAAAGACAAAACAGGCCTTGGGGTCTTGCTGATTACCCACTACACGCGTATCTTGCGTTACATCAGCCCAGATTTCGTGCACGTCATTGTGGACGGAAAAATTGTGGAAGAAGGCGGCGCCGAATTGGCTGACCGCCTTGAAGAGGAAGGCTACGACCGCTACCTAAGCCAGGAGGTGAACTAA